GACTTTTCACCAACACGCTGCCGGTCCGCTTGCGGCTGCGCCCGGACCAGCCGCTGCTCGAGCAGCTTGCCAATGTCCAGCAGCGGCAAATTCGCCTGCTGGAGCATGACGGCGTTGGCCTTGGCGAAATCCAGCGGCTGTGCGACGTTCCGAACCTGTTCGACACATTGCTCGTGGTGGAGAATTATCCGGAAGACGCGAAGCTGTTCGCGGCGGACTTCGGCGGTTTGCGATGCGTCGGCGCCCGCAACCGCGGCTATACGCATTATCCTTTGACGCTGATGGTTCTGCCGGGCCGCGAACTGGAGCTGCGGCTCGAATATCGCGAAGGCGTCAAGGAGCCGGAGCGCATTGCGCGCCGTGTGACGAGACTGCTGGAACAGATCGTCGACCGACCCGACGCGCCGCTCTCTGCGATGGACGTTTTGCTCCCCGATGAGCGAGATCTGCTCGCGCGCGTCAACACGACGAAGGTGGCGAATCATCCCAGCACTCTGTGCGAGCTGCTGGCGGACCAGGCGCAGTGCTCGCCGGACGCCATAGCGCTGGTCGACGGTGATCATGTGCTGTCCTACCGTGAGGTTCGGCGGCAAGTGACGGCGCTCGCGCGCAACTTCGCGGCTGCCGGCGTCACGACCGGCGACATCGTCGCGATTGCGCTGCCGCGTTCGGTTCGACTCGTCATCGCGCTGATGGCCGCGCAAGAAGCGGGCGCCGCCTATCTGCCGCTCGACACCAGCTATCCGGAAGAACGTCTTGCGTACATGGTGCAAGACGCCCGACCTCGCCTCATCGTCACGACGCGAGATCTGCAGGAGCGCTTCGAGCAATTGGGCGCATCGCTTGTCTATGACGAGCTGTTGGATGGTCAAAACGAAGACAGCTTGAAGAGCGTCATCCGCCCAAGCCCCGACGATGCAGCCTATGTCATCTATACCTCCGGCTCGACGGGTCGTCCTAAGGGCGTGACGGTCTCTCACAAGGCGATCGTCAATCGTTTGCGCTGGATGCAGCACGAGTACCGATTGAGCGCTGACGACGTCATTTTGCAGAAGACCCCAAGCAGCTTCGATGTTTCGGTTTGGGAGTTCTTTTGGCCGCTGATAACGGGCGCGCGTCTCGTCGTCGCGCCGCCCGAAGCGCATCGCGATCCACGCGAGCTGCTCCGGCTCATTCAAGACCACCGGGTCAGCGTGATCCATTTCGTTCCATCAATGCTCGCGACCTTCGTCGCTATGGCCAAATCTCAGTCCGGCCATGCGGCGGACTCCAGCAGTTTGCGTCTCGTCTTCTGCAGCGGCGAAGCCCTGTCAAAGGAACTGGTCCGGACATACGAAATGCTGTTTGGCGCGCCGCTGCATAATCTCTACGGTCCGACAGAGGCGGCTGTCGACGTCACCTATCAACAGGCCTGCGGAGTCGGCGCAGACGACGCTGCTGAAGCGGCCAGCGTTCCCATCGGAAGGCCTGTGTGGAACACAGGCCTTCGGGTTCTCGACGGTTGGCTGCGGCCGACGCCGGTCGGAGTCGCTGGCGAACTTTATCTTTCTGGCGTTCAACTTGCCGATGGTTACCTCGGCCGCCCGTCGCTCACGGCCAGTCGTTTCGTCGCCGATCCTTTTGCGGACGGCGAGAGAATGTATCGCACAGGCGATATCGTCCGCTGGCTCGCGAACGTAACCGTCGAATATCTTGGTCGAGGCGACGACCAGATCAAGATTCGTGGCCAGCGGATTGAACTCGGCGAAATCGAAATCATGCTGCTGGAGCAGCCCGGCGTTGCGCAGGCCGCAGTCATAGCAAGAGCGACGGGCGAACGAGTTGGCGGGGGCGCCGATGAGCGTCAGTTGATCGGCTATGTCGTTCCATCAAATGATGCGGAGCTTGATGGCGAGGCGTTACGCAGCGCGCTCTTGCGTCGTCTCCCAGGCCATATGACGCCAACAGCCGTCATCTGCCTGAAGGAATTTCCACTGAACGCCAGCGGCAAACTGGACAGAAAAGCGTTGCCGGCGCCGGGAAACGTGCTTCAACGCCAAGGCCGCAAGCCGCTCCCGGGTATTGAAACGACTCTTTCAGAAATATTTGCGCGCGTTCTCGGAGTCGAAGAGGTCAACGCCGACGATGACTTTTTTGCGCTCGGTGGACATTCCTTGCTCGCCATGCAACTCGCCGCGGAGTTGGAGACGGAATTCAAAACGCCTGTTTCCGTCGGCGAAGTCATCGTCAGTTCGAGCGTCGAGCGGCTTGCGCGCGCGCTTTTCGACGAACAGGCGGGCGAAGAGCGCAAGGCCGGTTTCGGCGAAGTGCTGCATCTTCGCTCGGGCGCCGATGCGCCGCTGATCTGTATTCACCCCGCGTCAGGCTTTTCGTGGCAGTTCAGCGTCCTTACCCGCTACCTCGAAAGCGACGGCCCCGTGATCGGACTCCAGTCGCCGCGGCCGAACGGAGTCATCGCCGTTTGCGATACGATGGATGAGGTCTGCAAGAGACATCTCGAAACGATCCGCAACATACAGCCTCGTGGGCCTTACCGGCTGCTCGGCTATTCGCTCGGCGGCGTGGTGGCGCAGGCCATCGCTGCGCGACTCGTTGAAGAAGGCGACGTGGTCGACTTTCTCGGATTGCTCGACACCTATCCGCCAGAAATTCAGGACTGGAGCAGGCCGCCAACGGAAGACGAAGAGAGAGAGATCGAGAAGGAGCGCGCGCTGTTCATGAACGCCTCCAGGGATGCTCTCGACTCGGCCCTGGCCAAGGAAAAGGCCGAGATGTTCGACCTTATCATGAGGAATTACGAAGATTCAGTTCGCCTTCTCTCCACCGCGAAGACAACGCGCTATCCCGGTGCGGCAACGCTATTCGTAGCGACGCGGACCTTGCCGCCGGGAATGGACGTCCAGGAGACCTGGCGTCCCTATGTGGGCCAGCTCAACGTCGTCGACCTGGACTGCGCCCACACGGACATTGTCTCTCCGCGCTCCTTGCAGGCTTTGGGACCAATTCTCAATGGCTTGCTGCGCGACAGTGAGGCGAGGAGCTAGGGATGGACACTCAGCGCTCCCCAGAAGCGTCGCAAGAGACGCGCAACGACGGTCATGCCGTTTCGTCGGGTTCATCTCGGAATCCGGCGGGCGGCGTCGCCAAGAACATGGCCAAGAACATGGCCAAGCACATCGCCAAGCACATCGCCAAGAACAAATCCACTCTGCTGTTGGACCTTAGCCTGCTGCGTGACAACGCAGCGTTTCGCACCGTCGTCATCGCTCGAACCCTGTCGGTGTTTTCATTAGGCATGCTGACAGTGGCGGTCCCAGTTCAAATCCAGGAGACGACCGGCTCGCCCATGCAAGTCGGAATAGCCATGGCGCTCGGCGGCGGCGGCGCCTTCGCCGGGCTGTTGGCAGGCGGGGTGCTTGCGGACCGGTGGGATAGACGCAAGCTCATCCTCTTTGCGCGATCTGTCTGCGGCCTTGGCTTCGCGGCGCTCGCCGTCAATGGCTTCAGCTCGTCGCCTTCAGTGCTGGCGATATATGCGTTGGCGCTGTGGGACGGATTTTTCAGCGCGCTGGGCGTTACAGCGCTGCTTGCCGCCACGCCTTTTCTCGTCGGCCGCGAAAATCTTGGCGCTGCCGGCCAGTTCAACATGCTGACGGTTCGCATGGGCGGAATTCTCTCTCCGGCGCTCGGCGGGATGGTGATTGCGTCTTTCGGCGTCGGCTGGAATTATCTCACAGCCGCGATCGGCGCGCTGCTGACCGTCGCTCAGCTCATGCGGCTTCCGCCAATGCCTCCCGCCAGACGCGAACCGCAGCACCCGCTGCGCGCGCTCGGGGCGGGCATAGGCTAT
This window of the Methylocystis hirsuta genome carries:
- the entS gene encoding enterobactin transporter EntS; protein product: MDTQRSPEASQETRNDGHAVSSGSSRNPAGGVAKNMAKNMAKHIAKHIAKNKSTLLLDLSLLRDNAAFRTVVIARTLSVFSLGMLTVAVPVQIQETTGSPMQVGIAMALGGGGAFAGLLAGGVLADRWDRRKLILFARSVCGLGFAALAVNGFSSSPSVLAIYALALWDGFFSALGVTALLAATPFLVGRENLGAAGQFNMLTVRMGGILSPALGGMVIASFGVGWNYLTAAIGALLTVAQLMRLPPMPPARREPQHPLRALGAGIGYLFVNRLVGAVVAVGALVSLGGGVRILLPALAEDVYRVGPSAVGVMYAAAPLGATVAALTGGWLGGFARSGALLLASGAAAFVALGSLGFIGDPVVAFVALAGFGYLSSIASLLQFTLVQRHTPEHLLGRVNGLWAAQAVTGDAFGALALGSMTRVVPLTSAVLIFSLVALLSSGAMAIGFRSLRFASLKKNEDLPSTAADKSERPQPQLLKSEKA